The DNA region CCCTGCAGGTGACTCGGTCTTTCGGCTGCTTACGCCTTGGCTGCACGACACTTTCGCTACCGCCGGTCGCGGTTGGGGCAACACTTTTCACAACGACTTTCCCGTCATCCGTATTGACCAAGTGTGGGTCAGCCGTCATTTTCGCCCGCTGCGTGTCACGGCGCATCCGTCCCGTTACTCCGACCATCGGTTTGTCATTTGTGACCTCGTCGTTGCCACCCGCCGATAGGCTAACTTTGCCCGGGCAATTTTCGTAAAAGGAAATGGCGGAACCCAAGAACGACTGGGGAGATGCCCATGCCAGCGCCTTGCACGCAGTGCCCTACGCGACGACAGTCTATTGGGGCGCGCTTGGCAGAGTTGTGGAACCGATGGCGCCGGCGCCCGCTGGAAGCGACACCGCAGAAACGCGTGGCAATCGTCGGCAACCCTAATGTCGGCAAGAGTTTAGTCTTTAACCGTTTGACGGGCATCTATGTGACGGTGTCCAATTACCCTGGCACGACGGTGGAAGTTTTTCGGGGGCGCACCTACATCCACGGCGTGCTTTACGAGGTCGTGGACACGCCGGGCATGTATTCGCTGCTGCCCAGCTCCGACGAGGAACGCGTCGCCCGTCGGCTGTTGTTTGAAGAACGCCCCGATGTCGTCGTCCATGTCGCTGACGCCAAAAACTTGGAACGGATGCTCCCGCTGACAGTGCAGTTGCTGGAGGCGGGTTTCTCAGTGGTGTTGGCGTTGAATATGATGGACGAAGCCGAACGGCTAGGCTTGCGAGTAGACACCGACAAACTGGCGGACTTGTTGGGCATCCCCATCACGCCCCTTGTCGCCACGCAAGGCAAGGGCATCGCTGAACTGAGGAGGGTCCTTCATGCGGTCGCTCACGGCGACCCCGCTGCGTTACGACCCGCGTCTAGAAGACGCGCTGAACCAGATCGTGCAGCGGCTGCAGGCTGATTACGGCGTCAGCAAACGGGCTATCGCCTTGTTGCTGTTGCAGGAAGACAGCGAGGTGGAAGCGTGGGTCGCCCAACGGGACGGTCCTGCCGTTTTAGAAGCCGTCAGGCGCATCGTCCGCGAAATGAAAGCGGGCGGTGAACGCAGCCCGCTGTATCGCATCATCACGACTCGCCAACGCTTCGCGGAAGCCGTTGCCCACCAAGTCCTAGACCACACCTTTGTGAAGCCTCGCACCTTCTCCGACTGGCTCAGCGACCTGCTCATTCACCCCCTCTGGGGTTCCCTCTTTTTGGCGGCGCTGCTTTACTTCGGCTTTTACCAGTTTGTCGGCGTCCTCGCCGCCGGGACAGCCGTGGAGTTTTTGGAAGACACGGTTTTCGGCAAATATCTGCTCCCACCTATCGTCCGCTTCTTTGAGTGGCTTGTTCCCTTTGGATGGCTGCGCGACCTGTTTGTCGGCGAATATGGCATCTTCACGCTGGGCATCCGCTACGCGTTGGCGTTACTGCTGCCGATTGTCACGGCGTTTTTCCTGATGTTTTCGCTGGTGGAAGACAGCGGTTACTTCCCCCGCTTGGCGCTGTTGGTAGACCGCTTGTTTAAAGGCATCGGGTTATCGGGGCGGGCGGTTATCCCGATGGTGCTGGGGTTCGGGTGTGATACGATGGCAACGATGGTCACCCGCATTTTGGAAACCCGCCGAGAGCGCTTACTGGCAACCCTGTTGCTGGCGTTAGCCATCCCATGCTCAGCGCAGTTAGGCGTTATCATGGCGACGGTCTCTAAGGTCAAAGGCGGTATCGCCGTTTGGGCATCGTTTGTGTTCGCCGTCTTCCTTTTGGTCGGCTACCTGACGGCGCGGCTGCTGCCAGGGGACCCTCCCCGCTTTTACATGGAAGTCGTGCCCCTGCGGTTGCCCCGTTTGGAAAATGTGCTGGTCAAAACTTGGACGCGGCTGCAGTGGTATCTATGGGAAGTGACCCCCCTGTTCATCGTCGCCAGCGTGCTCATTTGGCTGGGACGCATTACGCACCTTTTTGACTTGGTCATCGCAGTGCTGGCGTATCCCGTTCAATGGGTCGGGTTGCCGAAGGCTCTGGCGCCTGTCATCTTGTTTGGCTTCTTCCGCCGCGATTATGGGGCGGCGGGCTTGCTGGACATGGTGGACAAAGGCGCCATCGGCGGCATTGACCTAGTCGTCACCGCCATCATCCTGACGCTCTTCGTCCCCTGCATCGCCCAGTTTTTGATGATGGTGCGCGAACACGGATGGCGTGCCGCCCTCGTCATGGCAGGCTTCATCTTTCCCTTCGCCTTCTTCTGCGGCTTCCTTGCCAAACACCTGCTGCTGTGGCTGCATGCGGCAGGGTGGGTAGCAGGGTGACCGAGCGAGATGAGCCCTTATGGCTAGCGACGAACGCATCACTTGCCCGCTGTGCGGCTTTCAGTTTCACGAGCGCGACGCCCGTGCGACTGTATGCCAACAATGTCCGCTCAAAGGCGGTTGCGGCATCCTCATCAAGTGCCCCAACTGCGGCTACGAAATGCCCTTGACGAAGGCGCCCGCTTGGATCGGCAATCTGCTAAGCAAACTGGGCAGTTGGATCAGCAAGGGGGGCAGCCGATAAGCCGCCCCCCGTC from bacterium HR17 includes:
- the feoB_3 gene encoding Fe(2+) transporter FeoB: MQRLQADYGVSKRAIALLLLQEDSEVEAWVAQRDGPAVLEAVRRIVREMKAGGERSPLYRIITTRQRFAEAVAHQVLDHTFVKPRTFSDWLSDLLIHPLWGSLFLAALLYFGFYQFVGVLAAGTAVEFLEDTVFGKYLLPPIVRFFEWLVPFGWLRDLFVGEYGIFTLGIRYALALLLPIVTAFFLMFSLVEDSGYFPRLALLVDRLFKGIGLSGRAVIPMVLGFGCDTMATMVTRILETRRERLLATLLLALAIPCSAQLGVIMATVSKVKGGIAVWASFVFAVFLLVGYLTARLLPGDPPRFYMEVVPLRLPRLENVLVKTWTRLQWYLWEVTPLFIVASVLIWLGRITHLFDLVIAVLAYPVQWVGLPKALAPVILFGFFRRDYGAAGLLDMVDKGAIGGIDLVVTAIILTLFVPCIAQFLMMVREHGWRAALVMAGFIFPFAFFCGFLAKHLLLWLHAAGWVAG
- the feoB_2 gene encoding Fe(2+) transporter FeoB; amino-acid sequence: MPAPCTQCPTRRQSIGARLAELWNRWRRRPLEATPQKRVAIVGNPNVGKSLVFNRLTGIYVTVSNYPGTTVEVFRGRTYIHGVLYEVVDTPGMYSLLPSSDEERVARRLLFEERPDVVVHVADAKNLERMLPLTVQLLEAGFSVVLALNMMDEAERLGLRVDTDKLADLLGIPITPLVATQGKGIAELRRVLHAVAHGDPAALRPASRRRAEPDRAAAAG